CACGGTGCGGCTTAGAGGTAAGTCCTGCCGGCCGGTCCCTGCCAGATGCAGGGGTCAGCGCCGAGAAGGTGGGTAGTGGCAGAGAAGCCGCGAGAGCCTCAGCAGGCGGTTGTGGGGTCGAAGACCAGGTCGGCCGGGCGGGCTCCACTCTCAGCGCTGTCACTGCTGCTGTCACACTCGCTGGCAGGTGGATCGCCCGAACGGGAACTCACGAGGACCGGAGGTAGGCATGGACATCGTCGTCAACGCCCGACACGGGGAGATCACGGACAGGTTCCGTGAGCACGTGCAGGACAAGCTGGCCCGCCTCGAGAAGCACGACCAGAAGGTGATCCGGATCGAGGTCGAGGTCGAGAAGGAGCGCAACCCGCGCCAGCACGACCGCTGCGTCAAGGTCGAGCTCACCGCCTTCACCAAGGGTCCGGTGGTGCGCGCGGAGGCGGCGGCCGACGACAAGATGGCCGCCCTCGACCTGGCGCTGGACAAGATGAGCGCGCAGATGCGTCGCGCGGCCGACCGCAAGCGGGTCCACCGCGGGCGGCACGCGCCGGTGTCCGTGGCGCAGGCGACCGCCGCGCTGGTCAACGGCAGCGTCGGCGCCGAGTCCGAGGAGTCGACCGACGACGCGGCGGCCCACGCGGGCGTGACCGCCGAGGGCCCGATGGTGGTGCGCGAGAAGACCCACGCCGCGACCCCGATGAACCTCGACCAGGCGCTCTACGAGATGGAGCTGGTCGGCCACGACTTCTTCCTCTTCGTCGAGGAGGGGAGCCGTCGCCCGTCGGTCGTCTACCGCCGCCGGGGCTACGACTACGGCGTGATCTCCCTGGACCTGGAGAACCCCGCCTGAGCGGGCGACCGCCCGGCTGAAGGGTGACTAGTCGTGATCTCGCCCAATTTGGCTAGTTCGAGACCCTGGTCCCGTGTGGCGGCGACGTAGGTCGTACGTCCGGATTTTGCTGAGCACGTAGCCCGATCGTGCCATGATCCCTTCTGTGAACCTCCCCGCAAGCTCCGTGGCCAACGGTCAGGTCGCCGACAGCGCCATCCGGGTCCTGGTCGTCGACGACCAGGAGCTCTTCCGCCGCGGCCTCACCATGCTGCTCAACGTCGAGCCGGACATCGACGTCGTGGGCGAGGCCTCCAGCGGGGCCGAGGCGGTCGGTCTGTGCCACACCGAGGCCCCCGACGTGGTCCTCATGGACGTGCGGATGCCCAAGCAGAACGGCATCGAGGCCTGCGCCTCGATCAAGGACGCGGCGCCCGGCGCCCGCATCATCATGCTCACCGTCAGCGACGACGAGGGCGACCTCTACGACGCGGTCAAGAGCGGGGCCTCGGGCTACCTGCTCAAGGACTCCTCGATCGACGAGGTCTCCCAGGCGATCCGCGTCGTGGCCGACGGCCAGTCCCTGATCAGCCCCTCGATGGCGATCAAGCTGCTCGACGAGTTCAAGCAGATGTCGCGCGGCGACCGCAACCTCAGCCCCGGCCCCAAGCTCACCGAGCGCGAGCTCGAGGTCCTGCGCCTGGTGGCCCACGGCCTCAACAACCGCGAGATCGCCAAGCAGCTGTTCATCAGCGAGAACACCGTCAAGAACCACGTGCGCAACATCTTGGAGAAGCTCCAGCTGCACTCCCGCGTCGAGGCCGTGATGTACGCCGTGCGGGAGAAGCTGCTCGAGATCCCGTGAGCCGGCGCTGACCGACTCGCTCTCGCTGGCGCAGGCGCGTCGCGTCGCGCTGGCCGCCCAGGGGTTCCTGGACGCGCCCCACGCCGCCCCGACGATGCGCACGCTGCTGCGCACCCTGGGGCGCACCGGCGTCCTCCAGATCGACTCGGTCAACGTGCTGCAGCGCGCCCACTACATGCCGCTGTTCAGCCGGATGGGTCCCTACGACACCTCCCTGCTGACCCGCGCCGCCGAGCAGCGACCCCGTCGACTGGTGGAGTACTGGGCCCACGAGGCGGCCTACATGCCGGTCGAGCTGTGGCCGTTGATGCAGCACCGCATGGCGACCGCGGAGACCAAGGCGTGGGGCGGTCCTCGCCGCATCGCGCGCGAGCAGCCGGACCTGGTGCAGTGGGTGCTCGAAGAGGTGCGCGAGCGCGGGCCGGTCAGCGCCCGCGACGTCGAGGGCGACGTCGAGCGCACCACGGACCACTGGGGCTGGAACTGGTCGGCGGCCAAGCAGGCGCTGGAGTACCTCTTCTTCGCCGGCCGGGTCACGGTCGCCGGGCGGGGCCCCGCCTTCGAGCGGCTGTACGACGTCCCCGAGCGCGTGCTGCCCCCCGCGGTGCTCGCCGCCCCCGCCCCGGCGCCGGAGGAGGCGGCTCGGCAGCTGGTCGAGCGGGCGGCCCGCTCCCACGGGGTGGCCACCGTGCAGTGCCTG
This genomic window from Nocardioides marmoribigeumensis contains:
- the hpf gene encoding ribosome hibernation-promoting factor, HPF/YfiA family codes for the protein MDIVVNARHGEITDRFREHVQDKLARLEKHDQKVIRIEVEVEKERNPRQHDRCVKVELTAFTKGPVVRAEAAADDKMAALDLALDKMSAQMRRAADRKRVHRGRHAPVSVAQATAALVNGSVGAESEESTDDAAAHAGVTAEGPMVVREKTHAATPMNLDQALYEMELVGHDFFLFVEEGSRRPSVVYRRRGYDYGVISLDLENPA
- a CDS encoding response regulator transcription factor, with translation MNLPASSVANGQVADSAIRVLVVDDQELFRRGLTMLLNVEPDIDVVGEASSGAEAVGLCHTEAPDVVLMDVRMPKQNGIEACASIKDAAPGARIIMLTVSDDEGDLYDAVKSGASGYLLKDSSIDEVSQAIRVVADGQSLISPSMAIKLLDEFKQMSRGDRNLSPGPKLTERELEVLRLVAHGLNNREIAKQLFISENTVKNHVRNILEKLQLHSRVEAVMYAVREKLLEIP
- a CDS encoding winged helix-turn-helix domain-containing protein, with product MRTLLRTLGRTGVLQIDSVNVLQRAHYMPLFSRMGPYDTSLLTRAAEQRPRRLVEYWAHEAAYMPVELWPLMQHRMATAETKAWGGPRRIAREQPDLVQWVLEEVRERGPVSARDVEGDVERTTDHWGWNWSAAKQALEYLFFAGRVTVAGRGPAFERLYDVPERVLPPAVLAAPAPAPEEAARQLVERAARSHGVATVQCLRDYFRMDVAPTRQAVAELVEDGTLLPVQVEGWRRPAYLHRDARLPRRVDAAALLSPFDPVVWERSRAEALFGFRYRIEIYVPAAKRVHGYYVLPFLLGDTLVARVDLKADRAAGVLVVQGSFAEHDAPASTAEALAGELAVLAVWLGLERVEVRPRGDLAASLDAAVRALGGRGPLQVCR